Proteins encoded by one window of Acidobacteriota bacterium:
- a CDS encoding prephenate dehydrogenase/arogenate dehydrogenase family protein: MVLEEVEQLRSLPVGILGYGRFGRAWAQLLEESGARVRAHDPRAEVPVSWRADSPAALLGACRLIFVAVPVPALAGALESLAPRLRPEHLLIDVSSVKVEPVRAMASRLGGRCRWVPSHPLFGPTSLALGERPLRVVVCPEGSSPRAVELAAALYRELGCAVTFKPAEAHDREMAESHAMAYFVAKALVDAGLAVDSELAPPSAQAIARTVEAVRSDAGHLLTALHCHNPHAAEARARFVDALVEIDRRLGEPAAVEAAEAADAPAGDLSLPDLGRRSPELREVREVIDDLDRQLVELLSRRARLARRAARAKSDLGQGVRDAGRESQVLERRRQWAAERGLAPADVARVFEEILRFSRRLQLEEKR, encoded by the coding sequence ATGGTCCTGGAGGAAGTCGAACAGCTCCGGTCCCTGCCGGTGGGGATCCTGGGCTACGGCCGCTTCGGTCGGGCCTGGGCTCAGCTCCTGGAGGAGTCGGGAGCCCGGGTGCGGGCCCATGACCCGCGGGCCGAGGTCCCCGTGTCGTGGAGGGCGGACTCCCCGGCGGCGCTGCTGGGCGCCTGCCGGCTGATCTTCGTGGCCGTCCCTGTACCCGCCCTGGCCGGGGCCCTCGAGAGCTTGGCTCCCCGGCTCCGCCCCGAACATCTGCTGATCGACGTCAGCAGCGTCAAGGTCGAGCCGGTCCGGGCCATGGCCTCCCGGCTCGGGGGCCGCTGCCGCTGGGTGCCCAGCCATCCCCTTTTCGGCCCCACCTCCCTGGCTCTCGGAGAGCGCCCCCTGCGGGTGGTGGTCTGTCCCGAAGGCTCGAGTCCCCGGGCCGTCGAACTGGCCGCGGCTCTCTACCGGGAATTGGGTTGTGCGGTGACCTTCAAGCCCGCCGAGGCCCACGACCGGGAAATGGCCGAGTCCCACGCCATGGCCTACTTCGTCGCCAAGGCCCTGGTCGACGCGGGGCTGGCCGTGGACTCGGAGCTGGCTCCCCCCTCGGCCCAGGCCATCGCCCGCACGGTGGAAGCCGTGCGTTCCGACGCCGGGCACCTGCTCACCGCCCTCCACTGCCACAATCCTCACGCCGCCGAGGCCCGGGCGCGTTTCGTCGACGCGCTGGTGGAAATCGACCGCCGGCTGGGCGAGCCCGCCGCCGTGGAAGCCGCCGAGGCGGCGGATGCACCCGCCGGCGACCTGAGCCTGCCGGACCTGGGCCGGCGCTCGCCGGAACTGCGTGAGGTGCGTGAAGTGATCGACGACCTGGACCGGCAACTCGTCGAATTGCTCTCCCGCCGGGCCCGCCTGGCCCGCCGCGCGGCCCGGGCCAAGAGCGACCTGGGCCAGGGTGTGCGGGACGCGGGCCGGGAGAGTCAAGTCCTCGAACGCCGACGTCAGTGGGCCGCGGAGCGGGGCCTGGCGCCGGCCGACGTGGCCCGGGTTTTCGAGGAGATCCTGAGGTTTTCCCGTCGGCTGCAGCTGGAGGAGAAGCGATGA
- a CDS encoding 3-deoxy-7-phosphoheptulonate synthase, with amino-acid sequence MIIMFDPDTPRESVEAVEALARRFDDVTPKRYEYQGATHSITEVHLLGSTQKVPEEPFKTFPGVRQVVRVSSRYRLVGRHDAPGMPTGFAYNGVGFDGTAVKVFAGLCAVDTPEHVEQTFAALAEHGLQTARMGAYKPRTSPYDFQGLGASCLPWVFELAGKHGIRVVAMEVTDARHIEEIDQALEATGRPTGVMIQIGTRNAQNFELLKQAGRQKVYPVLYKRGMGITLEESLNACEYIASEGNPNIVFCLRGVKTHLGDPHRNLVDFAHVPVVRRQTRMPVCIDPSHSVGSTRRAPDGLTDIFHVTGQGLIAGASMVLIDFHPAPASALCDGPQALTPDALPRLMAYVERVRAAYEEISALAVQTETAG; translated from the coding sequence ATGATCATCATGTTCGACCCGGACACGCCGCGGGAGTCGGTGGAAGCCGTCGAGGCTCTCGCTCGCCGCTTCGACGACGTCACCCCCAAGCGCTACGAGTATCAGGGGGCGACCCACTCGATTACCGAGGTGCATCTTCTCGGTTCGACGCAGAAAGTTCCCGAGGAGCCGTTCAAGACCTTCCCCGGTGTGCGCCAGGTCGTGCGGGTTTCCTCCCGCTACCGCCTGGTGGGGCGTCACGACGCCCCCGGGATGCCCACGGGTTTCGCCTACAACGGCGTTGGCTTCGACGGGACGGCGGTGAAGGTTTTCGCCGGGCTCTGTGCGGTGGACACTCCCGAGCACGTGGAGCAGACCTTCGCGGCCCTGGCCGAGCACGGTCTCCAGACCGCCCGCATGGGGGCCTACAAGCCTCGTACCAGTCCTTACGACTTCCAGGGCCTCGGTGCTTCCTGCCTGCCCTGGGTCTTCGAGCTGGCGGGCAAGCACGGGATTCGGGTGGTGGCCATGGAGGTCACCGACGCGCGCCACATCGAGGAGATCGACCAGGCCCTCGAGGCCACGGGCCGGCCCACCGGCGTGATGATCCAGATCGGCACCCGCAACGCCCAGAACTTCGAGTTGCTCAAGCAGGCCGGTCGCCAGAAGGTCTATCCCGTCCTCTACAAGCGAGGCATGGGGATCACCCTCGAAGAGTCCCTCAACGCCTGTGAATACATCGCCTCGGAGGGCAACCCGAACATCGTTTTTTGTCTGCGTGGCGTGAAGACCCACCTCGGTGATCCGCATCGCAACCTGGTGGACTTCGCCCATGTGCCGGTGGTCCGGCGCCAGACGCGGATGCCGGTGTGCATCGACCCCTCCCACTCGGTGGGCTCCACCCGTCGCGCTCCAGACGGACTGACGGATATCTTTCACGTGACCGGCCAGGGCCTGATCGCGGGGGCGTCGATGGTGCTGATCGATTTCCACCCTGCGCCGGCCAGCGCCCTGTGTGACGGACCCCAGGCCCTGACACCCGACGCATTGCCACGCCTGATGGCCTACGTGGAGCGTGTACGGGCGGCGTACGAAGAGATCTCCGCCCTTGCCGTGCAGACCGAGACCGCAGGATGA
- a CDS encoding efflux RND transporter permease subunit, which produces MSRGEASLARFSLDRRVTVFVLFLTVVVVGLVAATGIPVELVPRGFDPPFLSLSVSWPDAPPREVLDKLVLPLEEEMATVRGMGRISSYAGVGRAQLWLQFKQATDMDVAYREVRDRIERARRRMPAEIDQVRIHKEDEASIPVLVLGVAVDPEVGDPYELLQRGLAQRLQRVEGVAAVTTDGLEEKEILIELDRRLVESAGLDLFQLGEQLAADNFTLPGGKVFDGGRRLLLRSVARYESLEDLRGRWIAPGVRLGEVATITYEEPKKNYRVRAMGKPAVAMVILKEGEANAREVSSRLAAVLEEIEQDPRLAGLEIITLFDQGRVIDESLDTMLGSGLVGGCLAALVLLFFLRRFRLTVIIALSIPLSLVLALTVMFFAGETLNILSLLGLMICVGLLVDNAVVVAENIHRLHQEGLDRREASIRGTGEIALAITMSTMTTIIAFLPAALVEGDARFFLVRLALPICVALAGSLLVALVFVPLCVYLTLPENAGDRPAGRLAGIGEILRRGGLWLYDHSLGPLAAVYDRLLARALGRRLELVLALAALFALTAAFPFGAALDPEDSRAVRFTDVQEEERSGLSIRVRMPADTTLEEAESWFRRTDQVLERHREQWDLDGYFHFHRSQEGEIQAWFKRPRQNELTSAEVTELFIAALPVRPGFVIHSGQKSQVSKERGDDTFSVILTGEDPERLENVALSLTAELVRIDGVIGARKAFETSREELGLVVDRDRARRYGAEPRVIAAVVGTALRGRSLPRYQDRGREVPVRIRFREADREELAELETFLVPSASGPLSLATLTDARPLAGAPFIYRENRRISRTITLDLAEEDREATRQRLAALVAGLALPEGVHLASRTQREDFDSDLSSLFFALGLSVIFIYLLMGFLFENIILPLSIVLTIPLAAIGVGWIHFLADRDIDFLGAVGIVLLVGVVVNNGIVLVDTIGRLRRQGLPRDEAVGAAARRRFRPIMMTAITTVGGMIPLAFAGTSSIGMSYTSFSLTLIGGMTSGTALTLLVVPVFYTFFDDATAASIRAWCTARSLAVAASRRQ; this is translated from the coding sequence ATGAGCCGGGGCGAGGCATCGCTGGCCCGCTTCTCCCTCGACCGCCGAGTGACGGTTTTCGTGCTCTTCCTGACAGTGGTCGTGGTCGGCCTGGTGGCCGCCACGGGCATTCCCGTCGAGCTGGTGCCGCGGGGCTTCGATCCGCCGTTTCTGTCGCTCTCGGTTTCCTGGCCCGACGCCCCGCCCCGGGAAGTGCTCGACAAGCTGGTGCTGCCCCTCGAGGAGGAGATGGCCACCGTGCGGGGCATGGGGCGTATCTCTTCCTACGCAGGCGTGGGCCGGGCCCAGCTCTGGCTGCAATTCAAGCAGGCCACCGACATGGACGTGGCCTACCGGGAAGTACGCGACCGCATCGAACGGGCCCGCCGCCGCATGCCCGCCGAAATCGACCAGGTCCGGATCCACAAGGAAGACGAAGCCTCGATCCCCGTGCTGGTGCTGGGGGTGGCGGTCGACCCGGAGGTGGGCGATCCCTACGAGCTGCTCCAACGCGGCCTGGCGCAGCGCCTCCAGCGGGTGGAAGGCGTGGCCGCGGTGACCACCGACGGCCTGGAGGAAAAAGAGATCCTCATCGAGCTGGACCGACGGCTGGTGGAATCCGCCGGCCTGGATCTCTTCCAGCTCGGCGAGCAACTCGCGGCGGACAACTTCACCCTCCCCGGAGGCAAGGTCTTCGACGGTGGTCGCCGCCTGCTGCTGCGCTCGGTGGCCCGCTACGAGAGCCTCGAAGACCTGCGCGGGCGGTGGATCGCCCCGGGAGTGCGCCTGGGCGAAGTCGCCACCATCACCTACGAGGAGCCGAAGAAGAACTACCGCGTCAGGGCCATGGGCAAACCGGCGGTGGCGATGGTGATCCTCAAGGAGGGCGAAGCCAACGCCCGGGAAGTTTCGAGCCGCCTGGCCGCGGTCCTCGAGGAGATCGAACAGGACCCGCGCCTGGCGGGGCTCGAAATCATCACCCTCTTCGACCAGGGCCGGGTGATCGATGAATCCCTCGATACCATGCTGGGAAGCGGCCTGGTGGGCGGCTGCCTGGCCGCCCTGGTGCTGCTTTTCTTTCTCCGCCGCTTCCGGCTGACGGTGATCATCGCCCTGTCGATTCCCCTGAGCCTGGTGCTGGCGCTGACGGTGATGTTCTTCGCGGGAGAGACGCTGAACATCCTCTCTCTGCTGGGCCTGATGATCTGTGTCGGCCTGCTGGTGGACAACGCGGTGGTGGTCGCCGAGAACATCCACCGCCTGCACCAGGAAGGCCTGGACCGGCGCGAGGCCTCGATCCGCGGCACCGGCGAGATCGCGCTGGCGATCACCATGTCGACCATGACCACCATCATCGCCTTTCTCCCGGCTGCCCTGGTGGAGGGTGACGCCCGCTTTTTCCTCGTGCGCCTGGCCCTGCCGATTTGCGTGGCCCTGGCCGGATCGCTGCTGGTGGCGCTGGTCTTCGTTCCCCTCTGCGTCTACCTCACCCTGCCCGAAAACGCGGGCGACCGACCCGCCGGCCGACTGGCCGGGATCGGCGAGATCCTGCGCCGGGGCGGCCTCTGGCTCTACGACCACAGCCTGGGGCCCCTCGCCGCTGTCTACGACCGTCTGCTGGCCCGGGCCCTGGGCCGGCGTCTGGAGCTGGTGCTGGCCCTGGCCGCTCTCTTCGCCCTGACCGCGGCCTTTCCCTTCGGCGCCGCCCTGGATCCTGAAGATTCCCGGGCGGTACGCTTCACCGACGTGCAGGAAGAGGAACGCTCGGGGCTGTCGATCCGGGTACGCATGCCCGCCGACACGACCCTCGAGGAGGCCGAGAGCTGGTTCCGGCGGACCGATCAGGTTCTCGAGCGGCACCGCGAACAGTGGGATCTCGACGGCTACTTCCACTTCCACCGCTCGCAGGAGGGGGAAATCCAGGCCTGGTTCAAGCGCCCGCGTCAGAACGAGCTGACATCCGCCGAGGTGACCGAGCTGTTCATCGCCGCCCTTCCCGTCCGTCCCGGCTTCGTGATCCACTCCGGCCAGAAAAGCCAGGTCAGCAAGGAGCGCGGCGATGACACCTTCAGCGTCATCCTGACGGGGGAAGATCCGGAGAGGCTGGAAAACGTGGCCCTGTCCCTGACCGCCGAACTGGTGCGGATCGATGGTGTGATCGGCGCCCGCAAGGCCTTCGAAACCTCCCGGGAAGAGCTTGGGCTGGTGGTGGATCGGGACCGGGCCCGACGCTACGGCGCCGAGCCCCGGGTGATCGCCGCGGTGGTGGGCACGGCCTTGCGGGGCCGCAGCCTGCCCCGCTACCAGGACCGGGGCCGGGAAGTACCGGTGCGCATTCGCTTCCGCGAGGCCGACCGGGAAGAGCTGGCGGAACTGGAGACCTTCCTGGTGCCCAGCGCCTCGGGGCCCCTCTCCCTGGCCACCCTGACCGACGCGCGCCCCCTGGCCGGCGCTCCCTTCATCTACCGGGAGAACCGCCGAATCTCCCGCACCATCACCCTCGATCTGGCCGAAGAAGACCGGGAGGCCACCCGCCAGCGACTGGCGGCCCTGGTCGCGGGACTGGCGCTGCCCGAAGGCGTGCACCTGGCCAGCCGCACCCAGCGGGAAGACTTCGACAGCGACCTGTCGAGCCTCTTCTTCGCCCTCGGCTTGTCTGTGATCTTCATCTACCTGCTGATGGGCTTTCTCTTCGAGAACATCATCTTACCCCTGTCGATCGTGCTGACCATTCCCCTGGCCGCCATCGGTGTGGGCTGGATCCACTTTCTCGCCGACCGGGACATCGACTTCCTCGGCGCGGTGGGCATCGTGCTGCTGGTGGGAGTAGTGGTGAACAACGGCATCGTGCTGGTGGACACCATCGGCCGCCTGCGCCGCCAGGGCCTGCCACGCGACGAGGCCGTCGGCGCCGCGGCCCGGCGCCGTTTCCGTCCGATCATGATGACCGCCATCACCACCGTCGGCGGAATGATCCCCCTGGCCTTCGCCGGGACCTCTTCCATCGGCATGAGCTACACCAGTTTCAGCCTGACCCTGATCGGCGGCATGACCTCCGGTACCGCCCTGACCCTACTGGTCGTACCCGTCTTCTACACCTTCTTCGACGACGCCACCGCGGCTTCGATCCGCGCCTGGTGCACGGCCCGTTCTCTCGCTGTGGCCGCCAGCCGGCGCCAGTAG
- a CDS encoding pyridoxal-phosphate dependent enzyme: MNAAALLAALDAHPRLDLGGTDSPFEPFPLLEELSGRPAWIKRDDTLGPAPGGNKTRKLEYLLAEARRRGARRVATFGALTSNHTRLTAVLAREVGLEAHLFFFDHRPAELTGSLALAAEAGAQLHFFPAFRSLRGKTRLETASRMAHALCLARLGRHYFIPVGGHGWRGALGYVRAAVELHRQARAAGLGPARVGLATGTGGTLAGLMAGLALLDSPLQPLGIDVGGLWRRFRPSIARLAGEVCRRLGSARPFPPESVPLVEERYVGPGYGSPLPLAADPGARAAAAGLHLDPVYTAKALAGLADLVRRGAVEGAGALIFLHTGGLPSPAA, from the coding sequence ATGAACGCCGCCGCACTCCTCGCCGCCCTGGACGCCCATCCCCGCCTCGACCTGGGCGGCACCGACTCGCCCTTCGAGCCCTTCCCCCTGCTCGAAGAGCTGAGCGGAAGGCCCGCCTGGATCAAGCGGGACGATACGCTGGGCCCCGCGCCGGGCGGCAACAAGACCCGCAAGCTGGAGTACCTGCTGGCCGAGGCCCGCCGCCGGGGAGCACGCCGCGTGGCCACCTTCGGCGCGCTGACCTCGAACCACACGCGGCTGACCGCCGTCCTGGCCCGGGAGGTGGGGCTCGAGGCTCATCTTTTCTTTTTCGATCACCGCCCGGCAGAGCTGACGGGCAGCCTGGCCCTGGCCGCCGAAGCCGGTGCGCAGCTGCACTTCTTCCCGGCCTTCCGCAGCCTGCGCGGCAAGACGCGCCTGGAGACGGCCAGCCGCATGGCCCACGCCCTGTGCCTGGCGCGCCTGGGCCGCCACTACTTCATCCCGGTGGGCGGTCACGGCTGGCGCGGGGCCCTGGGCTACGTACGCGCCGCGGTGGAACTGCACCGCCAGGCGCGGGCGGCGGGGCTGGGCCCGGCGCGGGTCGGACTCGCCACAGGAACGGGAGGCACCCTGGCGGGCCTGATGGCGGGGCTGGCTCTGCTGGACTCGCCCCTGCAGCCGCTCGGCATCGACGTGGGCGGCCTGTGGCGGCGCTTCCGTCCCTCGATCGCCCGCCTGGCCGGGGAGGTCTGCCGGCGCCTGGGCTCGGCGCGGCCCTTCCCCCCCGAATCGGTGCCCCTGGTCGAAGAGCGCTACGTGGGCCCCGGCTACGGCAGCCCCTTGCCGCTGGCCGCGGATCCCGGCGCACGCGCCGCTGCGGCGGGCCTGCACCTCGACCCCGTCTATACCGCCAAGGCCCTCGCCGGCCTGGCCGATCTTGTCCGCCGCGGCGCAGTGGAAGGCGCCGGAGCGCTGATCTTCCTCCATACGGGGGGCCTGCCTTCGCCGGCGGCATAG
- a CDS encoding GGDEF domain-containing protein, with translation MTGKDIIETDASCESTRILETGRQAVTDVDKYRLVVIETTMPTMLGRSLPLLESPTTIGRDADNIIAVEEDSVSRRHALLICLGQQWFIEDQGSTNGTLVDGRKVSGRVPLESGAKLRVGETVFKFIRGEDEETRYFERSYRMSVTDALTGAYNKRFLDQVLQREVARARRHRRPLSVLMLDIDHFKRINDSYGHPAGDAVLRELAEVIAGRLRIHDFFARYGGEEFTVVLPETDGDGGRIVAESLRERVEEYDFRYRGETIPVTISVGYAALDDQDRGVTDLLRRADDCLYRAKNAGRNRVEGPRRSG, from the coding sequence ATGACCGGAAAGGACATCATCGAAACCGACGCGAGCTGCGAGTCGACCCGGATTCTCGAAACCGGCCGCCAGGCCGTGACCGACGTGGACAAGTATCGCCTGGTGGTGATCGAGACCACCATGCCCACGATGCTCGGCCGCAGCCTGCCCCTGCTCGAGAGTCCGACCACTATCGGACGCGATGCCGACAACATCATCGCCGTCGAGGAAGACTCGGTTTCCCGCCGCCACGCGTTGCTGATTTGCCTCGGTCAGCAGTGGTTCATCGAGGATCAAGGCTCGACCAACGGGACCCTGGTCGACGGCCGGAAGGTCAGTGGACGGGTGCCGCTCGAAAGCGGCGCCAAGCTGCGGGTGGGCGAGACGGTATTCAAGTTCATCCGCGGTGAGGACGAGGAAACCCGCTACTTCGAGCGCAGCTACCGGATGAGTGTCACCGACGCTCTGACCGGTGCCTACAACAAGCGCTTTCTGGACCAGGTATTGCAGCGGGAAGTCGCCCGCGCCAGGCGCCATCGCCGCCCGCTGAGCGTGTTGATGCTCGATATCGATCACTTCAAACGGATCAACGACAGCTACGGGCATCCCGCCGGTGACGCGGTGCTGCGCGAGCTGGCGGAGGTGATCGCCGGTCGCCTGCGGATCCACGACTTCTTCGCCCGCTACGGAGGCGAGGAATTCACCGTGGTGCTGCCCGAGACCGATGGTGACGGCGGGCGCATCGTGGCCGAGAGTCTGCGGGAACGGGTGGAAGAATACGATTTTCGATACCGCGGTGAGACGATCCCCGTCACCATCAGCGTGGGCTATGCGGCCCTCGACGACCAGGACCGCGGTGTCACCGACCTGCTGCGTCGGGCGGACGACTGTCTCTACCGGGCCAAGAATGCGGGACGCAACCGGGTCGAAGGGCCCCGGCGTTCCGGGTAG
- a CDS encoding FAD-dependent oxidoreductase, translated as MPESAEVIVVGSGPGGATVARELARAGRRVLIVERGADHRGRWYHGTHLGALRYTERGGLLFTREGLQIVRPMMVGGATALYCASAAPPPPWLASRYGIDLQADAAAAAEELGVAPLDEELRGEASTRIAQAAQTVGQRWEPQPKFFRPERAGRFRCGAHCMLGCRCGAKWSAAESVDQAVVAGARLLTGVRVERVLVEGGRARGVVGRRGRTSFEARAEVVVLAAGGLGSPPILRRSGLEEAGRGLAMDTTVMVYGVAAGRGIGREPPMTWSWEDPRGRFMLSTLVDPWLLFPLMAFLAHPRHLLRWPRWGRMLGVMIKVRDQVSGGIGDDLSISKPLTGADRAVLEEAGGLARSILLAAGAAPGTLFTTPLRGTHPSATVRIGEMLDHELATSIAGLFVCDASVFPEALGRPTVLTLIAFARRLARRLR; from the coding sequence ATGCCCGAGTCGGCGGAAGTGATCGTGGTGGGAAGCGGGCCCGGAGGCGCGACGGTGGCGCGGGAGCTGGCCCGGGCCGGCCGGCGGGTGCTGATTGTCGAGCGGGGTGCGGACCACCGGGGCCGCTGGTACCACGGCACCCACCTCGGCGCCTTGCGCTACACCGAGCGGGGCGGACTGTTGTTCACCCGCGAAGGCCTGCAGATCGTCCGCCCGATGATGGTCGGCGGGGCCACCGCCCTCTACTGCGCCAGCGCCGCGCCGCCGCCGCCATGGCTCGCCTCGCGCTACGGCATCGATCTCCAGGCCGACGCCGCCGCGGCCGCCGAGGAGCTGGGGGTCGCCCCCCTGGACGAGGAGCTGCGGGGAGAGGCCTCCACCCGCATCGCCCAGGCCGCGCAAACCGTCGGCCAGCGGTGGGAGCCCCAACCCAAGTTCTTCCGGCCCGAGCGCGCGGGCCGCTTCCGCTGCGGCGCCCACTGCATGCTGGGCTGCCGCTGCGGGGCCAAGTGGAGCGCGGCGGAGTCCGTGGACCAGGCCGTGGTGGCGGGAGCCCGCCTGCTGACCGGAGTACGGGTCGAGCGAGTGCTGGTGGAAGGGGGTCGCGCCCGGGGCGTGGTCGGCCGCCGGGGGCGAACGAGCTTCGAGGCCCGGGCCGAAGTGGTGGTGCTGGCCGCCGGTGGCCTGGGCAGCCCGCCGATCCTCCGTCGCTCGGGGCTCGAGGAGGCGGGCCGGGGGCTGGCCATGGACACCACGGTGATGGTCTACGGCGTGGCCGCCGGCCGGGGCATCGGCCGTGAGCCCCCCATGACCTGGTCCTGGGAAGATCCCCGGGGGCGCTTCATGCTCAGCACCCTGGTCGACCCCTGGTTGCTCTTTCCCTTGATGGCCTTTCTGGCCCACCCCCGCCACCTGCTGCGCTGGCCCCGCTGGGGACGGATGCTCGGCGTGATGATCAAGGTGCGCGACCAGGTCTCCGGCGGCATCGGTGACGATCTTTCCATCAGCAAGCCTCTGACCGGCGCCGACCGGGCCGTGCTCGAAGAAGCCGGCGGCCTGGCCCGGTCGATCCTCCTCGCCGCGGGGGCGGCCCCCGGCACCCTCTTCACCACACCCCTGCGCGGGACCCACCCCAGCGCCACGGTGCGCATCGGCGAGATGCTCGACCACGAGCTGGCCACGTCCATCGCCGGGCTCTTCGTCTGCGACGCCAGCGTCTTTCCCGAGGCCCTGGGCCGGCCCACGGTGCTGACCCTGATCGCCTTCGCCCGGCGCCTGGCCCGCCGCCTGCGATGA